From the genome of Virgibacillus proomii, one region includes:
- the ezrA gene encoding septation ring formation regulator EzrA, whose product MAYIIGSILIVIALIITGLILRKRIYDVVDQYEAWKMDIIGRNINAELSRIKILNLSGETQDKFEAWKERWEHIVTKELTDIEEYLFDAEEMADRYRFSKAKKTLAEVEKILQSVEVAIEEILKEVDELLESEEKSRKEMEHVEPTLKELRKKLSQTRYQYGKAESYFEKKLDELTKQVASYYELVDDGNYFEARELVEQIRVSLDTVEVRLHEFPHLFRMCKQELPSQLDDLLTGVKEMKNEGYRVEHLAFEKEIRNYQQKLLHMVEKMENGDMRNAEVIIEEIEERMKEMYQLLEKEAIAKNYVDTKMPSYQQSLEEMTASFSNTKEEVEQLQKSYYFEDSDMEKYLTLEKSIAKLNSQMEAFVSEMEQKKVPHTKLRLEIEEGFVEIEKLEEKHEEFKKRIHNLRKDELEAKEKLTEMRNQLYYIQRKLKKSNVPGVPTFIWNLLETASEKNHRVVKALENQPLEMAEVQQALNDAKNAVSYCMEQTDLMLEQAYLTEQVIQYANRYRSQYPLLAEKLAEAERLFRNYEYELALETAAKAVEEVEPGALKRIEAYQEPIDN is encoded by the coding sequence ATGGCATACATCATTGGCAGTATACTTATAGTCATTGCACTTATTATTACAGGACTTATTTTAAGAAAAAGAATATATGATGTTGTCGATCAATATGAAGCATGGAAAATGGATATTATCGGTCGAAACATTAATGCTGAGCTCTCCCGCATTAAAATACTTAACTTATCAGGGGAAACACAGGATAAGTTTGAAGCCTGGAAAGAACGTTGGGAACATATTGTAACGAAAGAATTGACAGATATAGAAGAATACTTATTCGATGCAGAAGAGATGGCGGATCGTTACCGTTTTTCCAAGGCTAAAAAGACATTAGCGGAAGTAGAGAAAATACTACAATCGGTAGAAGTAGCAATTGAAGAGATTTTAAAAGAAGTGGATGAGCTGCTTGAATCTGAAGAAAAGAGCAGAAAAGAGATGGAGCATGTAGAACCTACTCTAAAAGAATTGCGAAAAAAATTATCGCAAACCCGCTATCAGTATGGAAAAGCGGAGAGCTACTTTGAAAAGAAACTTGACGAGCTTACGAAGCAGGTAGCTTCCTACTATGAGTTAGTAGATGATGGCAATTATTTTGAAGCGAGAGAGCTTGTCGAGCAAATTCGTGTATCTTTGGATACAGTGGAAGTAAGACTGCATGAATTTCCACATCTATTTCGGATGTGTAAGCAGGAGTTACCTTCACAATTAGATGATCTACTAACAGGCGTCAAAGAAATGAAAAATGAAGGTTATCGAGTAGAGCATCTTGCTTTTGAAAAAGAAATTCGCAATTATCAACAAAAACTTTTACATATGGTTGAAAAAATGGAAAATGGCGATATGAGAAATGCAGAAGTGATAATTGAAGAGATAGAAGAGCGCATGAAAGAAATGTATCAGCTCTTAGAAAAAGAAGCAATCGCTAAAAATTATGTAGATACAAAGATGCCTTCATATCAACAATCACTGGAAGAAATGACAGCTAGTTTCAGTAATACGAAAGAGGAAGTAGAGCAACTGCAAAAATCGTATTACTTTGAAGATAGTGACATGGAGAAGTATTTAACACTAGAGAAATCAATAGCAAAATTAAACTCACAAATGGAAGCTTTTGTATCAGAGATGGAGCAGAAAAAAGTACCACATACCAAATTACGCCTTGAAATTGAAGAGGGTTTTGTGGAGATTGAAAAGCTTGAAGAAAAGCATGAAGAGTTTAAAAAACGCATTCATAATCTTCGTAAAGATGAATTAGAAGCAAAAGAAAAGTTGACGGAAATGCGCAATCAATTATATTATATCCAACGGAAGCTGAAAAAAAGCAATGTACCAGGAGTACCAACATTTATTTGGAATTTGCTTGAAACGGCGAGTGAAAAAAATCACCGTGTAGTAAAAGCGTTAGAAAATCAGCCTTTAGAGATGGCTGAAGTTCAGCAAGCGTTAAATGATGCAAAGAATGCAGTTTCGTATTGTATGGAGCAGACGGATCTCATGCTTGAGCAAGCTTATTTAACTGAACAAGTCATTCAATATGCCAATCGGTATCGCAGTCAATATCCTCTTTTAGCTGAAAAACTGGCCGAAGCTGAGCGGCTGTTTCGAAATTATGAATATGAGTTAGCCTTGGAGACAGCGGCTAAAGCAGTTGAAGAAGTAGAGCCTGGTGCATTAAAACGGATTGAAGCGTACCAAGAGCCGATTGATAATTAA
- a CDS encoding sensor domain-containing diguanylate cyclase yields the protein MNLKHVKQQLHKAYFELLTIASSQCLEKSLSFMTERIAQLEGIRSTGIYRYCEDGYHLLHRVEMDNSEPSLNSRVVPEHMEMHQWIEAKNVNGYFMKLNAEYVLYIESKKQMDHLLLNMLQFEVVRMLRAATWRMNQQGQFKFLYHLSIRLFTMENKAEIVQEVITAITQFYPSYTTQLLLSRDTDIEIDCPIQPITYNDEEPMSYSSMAFISGEVQIEKHSEQIYKLFAPLTGNQGVYGVIQLVKEEGVYLQKNDVQFIMEIAQTAGKSIENASLMENSSHQISDLKLINDVTHKLNSNLDLKGIMEYVRNKIIDICQAMEVGFIFKRDHEYTTIEAASTSYFKSQGGAFASYLLENIDGPKFYGNYKEYPGLPYRSLLIIPMQQEFEVYGLVVIMHPLSYFFSFERFKLLQSLIQHCSLALSNAILKEELQKAVITDYLTKLYSRSYLEEMIIKLRKSTAKGALILFDIDDFKRVNDTYGHHVGDKVLKQVADVIHEYTAEEAIPSRWGGEELAIYTPNQEIDDAVALAKKICQHVERSTDPSVTVSCGVSSWGDVGKDTVSELFIRADRALYEAKSKGKNSVVKS from the coding sequence ATGAATTTAAAACATGTGAAGCAACAATTACATAAGGCTTATTTTGAATTGCTAACGATTGCCTCGAGTCAATGTTTAGAAAAAAGCTTATCATTCATGACCGAACGGATAGCTCAGCTAGAAGGTATTCGAAGTACAGGGATATATCGCTATTGTGAAGATGGTTATCACTTGCTTCATAGAGTAGAAATGGACAATTCTGAACCATCCCTTAATAGTAGAGTTGTACCAGAACATATGGAAATGCATCAGTGGATCGAGGCGAAAAACGTCAATGGCTATTTTATGAAATTAAATGCCGAATACGTGCTATATATTGAAAGTAAAAAACAAATGGATCATTTGTTATTAAATATGCTGCAATTTGAAGTGGTACGGATGCTTCGCGCTGCAACATGGAGAATGAATCAACAAGGTCAATTCAAATTTCTTTATCACTTATCGATCCGATTGTTTACAATGGAAAATAAAGCGGAGATTGTTCAAGAAGTCATTACCGCCATTACGCAATTTTATCCAAGCTATACTACTCAATTACTATTATCTCGGGATACAGATATTGAAATTGACTGTCCGATTCAACCAATTACGTATAATGATGAAGAGCCTATGAGCTACAGTTCCATGGCGTTTATTTCCGGAGAGGTACAAATAGAGAAACATTCAGAGCAAATTTATAAATTGTTTGCACCTCTAACAGGAAATCAAGGAGTATATGGGGTTATTCAGCTTGTAAAAGAAGAAGGAGTATATTTACAGAAAAATGATGTTCAGTTTATTATGGAAATTGCTCAAACTGCTGGAAAATCGATAGAGAATGCAAGTCTTATGGAAAATAGCAGTCATCAAATTTCGGATTTAAAGTTAATTAATGATGTGACTCATAAACTAAATTCTAATTTAGATTTAAAAGGGATTATGGAATACGTACGCAATAAAATCATTGATATTTGTCAGGCGATGGAAGTTGGATTTATTTTCAAACGTGACCATGAATACACGACTATCGAAGCTGCAAGTACAAGTTATTTTAAGTCACAAGGAGGTGCATTTGCATCATACTTATTAGAGAACATTGACGGTCCAAAATTTTACGGAAATTACAAAGAATACCCTGGGTTACCATATCGGTCACTGTTAATTATTCCAATGCAACAAGAATTTGAAGTTTACGGATTAGTTGTTATTATGCATCCATTATCTTATTTCTTTTCCTTTGAACGGTTTAAATTATTACAATCATTGATTCAACATTGCTCGTTAGCTCTCTCTAATGCAATTTTAAAAGAAGAACTGCAAAAGGCAGTAATAACCGATTATTTAACAAAGCTTTATTCAAGAAGCTATTTAGAAGAAATGATCATAAAATTAAGAAAATCAACGGCTAAAGGAGCTCTAATATTGTTTGATATTGATGATTTTAAACGAGTAAATGATACGTATGGACACCATGTTGGTGATAAAGTATTAAAGCAAGTTGCCGATGTGATTCATGAATACACGGCAGAAGAGGCGATCCCTTCTAGATGGGGTGGGGAGGAGCTTGCAATTTATACGCCAAATCAGGAAATAGATGATGCCGTAGCTTTAGCAAAAAAAATTTGCCAACATGTAGAGCGTTCGACTGATCCATCGGTTACAGTTTCCTGTGGGGTCTCTTCTTGGGGAGATGTTGGTAAAGATACAGTAAGTGAATTATTTATTCGTGCCGACAGAGCTCTTTACGAAGCAAAAAGCAAGGGGAAAAATAGTGTTGTTAAATCCTAG
- a CDS encoding VanZ family protein, which produces MKKLGYIFLFSLSLEVCQYIFGLGATDITDIVTNGTGGFFRGLLFTLF; this is translated from the coding sequence ATGAAAAAACTAGGATATATATTTCTCTTCAGTTTAAGCTTAGAGGTTTGTCAGTATATATTTGGTTTAGGAGCAACAGATATAACAGATATAGTTACTAATGGTACTGGAGGTTTTTTTAGGGGCTTATTATTTACACTTTTTTAA
- a CDS encoding T7SS effector LXG polymorphic toxin — MSIKALYVRECYRLIDKTLAQLEQIHTQIKNIQKSIEGIIALEDAFKGKTANSIRTFYKEVHQPFLLFLEGFIDHYSNTLREIKQSIDELEPDRNGVIREDFLAGGVQRGLKRAEHMAMMLTDEANAVLRSVRDIIDVRDLDDGEFLDKVQHAKKMTHQTIEKLYLFDRHHTAKLEPVEQDLHTMKNYVSQIRKLGNSGQINIATYQARKIADQKIHQKLMQGLMKKAGKNAIDLEVIMGELGKRLFSKFIPLAAIPINYMQKHFGLKTMDYSYRAIHANLAATGDSLTASEFSTIEHLIVSKVKVSDYKGVRQGVYYTLADGRKVRKFKSETGINFKLVRTIPANRHKPKEPEKSWLEKATDGIVKAGLHVGLAGYKTGKAGLKASKEALDFVVLDDVKTVMDPKASTMDRVIAGASIIPHGKVLKLVKAGGVIKFADKGKQTVKKVKGTENRVPSYGKKSVPVGPYREVNGFPVKVKSGAQEKHIPNTPNYKQELANGKNKSILYGDNKTAQELLDKFAGKGTSINKNKERVEFDQVIGKYYDMDTGKYTNTTRGMIHYSKSGAHIVPSEPLRK, encoded by the coding sequence ATGTCAATCAAGGCGCTGTATGTAAGGGAATGTTATCGCCTTATCGACAAAACATTGGCACAGCTAGAACAAATACATACACAAATCAAAAACATCCAGAAAAGCATAGAGGGCATTATAGCTTTGGAGGATGCGTTTAAAGGGAAGACAGCTAATTCTATTCGAACCTTTTACAAAGAGGTACACCAGCCGTTTCTGTTGTTCCTGGAGGGTTTTATTGATCATTATTCGAATACATTACGAGAAATAAAACAATCCATTGATGAACTGGAACCTGACAGGAATGGCGTTATTCGAGAGGACTTTCTTGCCGGCGGTGTTCAACGAGGACTTAAACGGGCAGAGCATATGGCAATGATGCTAACCGATGAGGCAAATGCCGTCCTCCGATCGGTCAGAGATATTATTGATGTTAGGGATTTAGATGATGGGGAGTTCCTGGATAAAGTACAACACGCAAAGAAAATGACACACCAGACCATTGAAAAGCTGTATCTATTTGATCGACATCATACAGCTAAGCTCGAGCCTGTGGAACAAGATCTTCATACCATGAAAAACTATGTAAGCCAAATTAGAAAGCTGGGAAACAGCGGCCAGATAAATATTGCAACGTATCAGGCGAGAAAGATAGCTGATCAAAAGATTCATCAAAAGCTGATGCAAGGTCTTATGAAAAAGGCTGGAAAAAATGCCATCGATTTAGAAGTGATCATGGGGGAGCTTGGCAAACGGTTATTTTCTAAGTTTATCCCACTAGCAGCGATTCCGATTAACTATATGCAGAAACATTTTGGACTGAAAACAATGGATTACAGCTATCGGGCTATACATGCTAATTTAGCAGCAACGGGGGATAGTTTAACTGCAAGTGAGTTTTCAACCATCGAGCATCTAATTGTTTCAAAAGTAAAGGTTTCGGATTACAAGGGAGTAAGACAAGGAGTTTATTACACCTTAGCTGATGGTAGGAAAGTGCGGAAGTTTAAATCAGAAACAGGCATAAATTTTAAACTGGTTCGTACGATTCCAGCGAATCGACATAAGCCAAAAGAACCGGAAAAAAGCTGGTTAGAAAAGGCTACTGATGGGATTGTCAAAGCAGGTTTACATGTAGGTTTAGCAGGATATAAGACTGGAAAAGCTGGCTTAAAAGCTTCCAAAGAGGCTTTAGACTTTGTTGTGTTGGATGATGTCAAAACGGTAATGGATCCAAAGGCTTCTACAATGGATAGAGTAATAGCAGGTGCTTCTATTATCCCCCATGGTAAAGTTTTAAAGCTAGTTAAAGCTGGCGGAGTTATTAAATTTGCGGATAAGGGTAAGCAGACAGTAAAGAAAGTTAAGGGTACGGAGAATAGAGTACCTTCTTATGGAAAGAAATCAGTACCTGTAGGACCTTATCGTGAAGTAAATGGATTTCCAGTTAAAGTAAAGTCAGGTGCTCAGGAGAAGCATATTCCTAATACTCCAAACTATAAACAAGAATTAGCAAATGGGAAAAATAAGAGTATCCTCTATGGGGATAATAAAACAGCACAGGAACTGCTCGATAAGTTTGCAGGGAAGGGAACTTCGATTAACAAAAATAAAGAAAGAGTAGAATTTGATCAAGTAATAGGGAAGTATTATGATATGGACACTGGCAAATATACAAATACTACTAGAGGAATGATACATTATAGTAAGAGTGGCGCTCATATTGTACCTTCAGAACCACTTAGAAAGTAA
- the rpsD gene encoding 30S ribosomal protein S4 produces MARYTGPIWKKSRRLGISLTGTGKELDKRPYAPGQHGPNQRKKISEYGLQQQEKQKLRFMYGLNERQFRTLFNRAGKMKGVHGENFMLLLESRLDNLVYRLGFARTRRQARQLVNHGHITVDGARVDIPSYLVKPGQVIGLREKSKNLDIVKEALEVNNFVPDYLTLDENKLEGTFTRYAEREELPAEINESLIVEFYSR; encoded by the coding sequence ATGGCTCGCTATACTGGACCAATATGGAAAAAGTCACGTCGTCTTGGCATTTCATTAACCGGAACTGGTAAAGAATTAGATAAACGACCTTATGCACCAGGTCAACATGGACCAAATCAACGTAAGAAAATATCTGAATATGGTTTACAACAACAAGAAAAGCAAAAATTACGTTTTATGTATGGTTTAAATGAGCGTCAATTCCGTACGTTGTTTAACCGAGCAGGTAAAATGAAAGGTGTTCACGGTGAGAACTTCATGCTATTGCTTGAATCCCGTCTTGATAACCTTGTTTACCGCCTTGGCTTTGCTCGTACGCGTAGACAAGCTCGTCAGCTAGTTAACCATGGTCACATCACTGTTGATGGTGCTCGTGTTGATATTCCATCTTACTTGGTAAAACCCGGTCAAGTTATTGGCTTACGTGAAAAATCCAAGAACTTGGATATCGTTAAAGAAGCGCTCGAAGTGAATAATTTTGTTCCTGACTATTTAACACTAGATGAAAATAAATTAGAAGGAACATTCACTCGTTACGCAGAACGTGAAGAACTTCCTGCTGAAATTAACGAATCCTTAATCGTTGAGTTCTACTCACGTTAA
- a CDS encoding GAF domain-containing protein has product MFQTSTYSDNKEKDYHLLIRQLHALSEDEHEHIAILANASALLNQFLDQINWVGFYLWKEQDNELVLGPFQGLPACIRIGYGKGVCGTAVKEKATQRIANVHDFPGHIACDSASKSEIVIPIMKDGNIYGVLDIDSPIKNRFDHDDQIYLEKFVDALQTHLSSH; this is encoded by the coding sequence ATGTTTCAAACAAGTACGTACTCCGATAATAAAGAAAAAGATTATCATCTATTAATTCGTCAGTTGCATGCCCTAAGTGAGGATGAACATGAGCATATTGCCATTTTAGCAAATGCGTCTGCATTATTAAATCAATTTCTCGATCAAATAAATTGGGTGGGATTCTACCTTTGGAAAGAACAAGACAATGAACTAGTACTTGGGCCGTTTCAAGGTTTACCTGCATGCATCAGGATTGGATACGGAAAAGGAGTTTGCGGTACAGCTGTAAAAGAAAAAGCAACCCAGCGTATAGCAAATGTTCATGATTTCCCAGGTCATATTGCCTGTGACAGTGCTAGTAAATCTGAAATTGTCATACCGATAATGAAAGATGGTAATATTTATGGAGTGCTCGATATTGATAGTCCGATAAAAAATCGATTCGACCATGATGACCAAATCTACTTAGAAAAATTCGTTGATGCATTACAAACGCATTTATCCAGTCATTAA
- the refZ gene encoding forespore capture DNA-binding protein RefZ, whose product MKINPSKRKVLEAASSLFFQKGFHGTSVRDIADKANVNVSLISYYFNGKQGLLEFAVTEYYEKYLETIEAALEVNHNLNPLNKLKELIFTIIQYKQSKHQFSCFIHRELSLDSIFVREMTVTYLAKENHFISNAFYAVLNERTTSINDRTYLYMQLKGMLVTPYMMPNEWKNQIIGQYSHELFVQNYVKTIHQWLDFVVAQETNLVN is encoded by the coding sequence ATGAAAATCAATCCCTCAAAACGAAAGGTGCTGGAAGCTGCTTCTAGTTTATTTTTTCAAAAAGGATTTCATGGTACGTCCGTTCGTGATATAGCCGATAAAGCAAATGTAAATGTATCTCTAATTAGCTACTATTTTAATGGAAAGCAAGGGTTGTTAGAATTTGCAGTAACGGAATATTATGAAAAATACTTAGAGACAATCGAAGCAGCGCTGGAAGTGAATCATAATTTAAATCCATTAAATAAGCTTAAGGAATTAATTTTTACTATTATACAGTATAAACAGAGCAAACATCAATTTTCCTGTTTTATACATCGAGAGCTGTCTTTGGACTCTATTTTTGTAAGGGAAATGACTGTCACTTATCTAGCGAAGGAGAACCACTTTATTAGCAATGCTTTTTATGCTGTGTTGAATGAGCGAACAACTTCTATTAATGACCGTACTTATTTATACATGCAACTAAAAGGTATGCTGGTTACTCCATATATGATGCCAAATGAATGGAAAAACCAAATTATAGGACAATATTCCCATGAATTATTTGTCCAAAATTATGTAAAAACGATCCATCAATGGTTAGATTTTGTCGTAGCACAAGAGACAAATCTGGTAAATTAA